From Scatophagus argus isolate fScaArg1 chromosome 10, fScaArg1.pri, whole genome shotgun sequence, a single genomic window includes:
- the mypn gene encoding myopalladin isoform X1, whose amino-acid sequence MAAPIFTKSLQDILASEGQLVVLECRVKGVPSPQVDWYREEKLLEDSPDFRILQKKPRSPAESEEICTLVIAEVFPEDSGMFTCTASNKYGTVSSTAALRVKGNGSSNHVRPFTSLTGSWIQEPSPLAPTVNHQPAVTVTNSIKPHSSTIRLDPLVSSTVRLEPLNTSTLRLDRHSSSMLRPDALCTSLPSLDPSSLSSSSCLNSLSSSTPNLDPLYLHQGPTGSSGSRSEPQSSRQVLSSPKPFTSPSAFETSAEQEVSRPSEPSPDTSPKVTGTSSHQNGSPIVVPLPDPPPNSCLKTGTLTNHKDSRSSSRVGLRVHFKLPEDEEDEQSDVSCQSDEDTTQMSVNKEPPPVRAKPKLDPAQLQLLHNQVLMEQQQIEPQTQTHIQPQSHPPIQIQIQPTVQSAHEGPLWSPRIHREPHPPAFQPYLNTTTTPPQQTPLSAPKLTTTALPAPSPSSAPALNTTFSPLTNTSPALPLSTLPSIPQLKTSSLVTSPPPAPQLKTAPLPLSIGPVTQMNTIHASHLNLSPAALARTAPTTNSFSPPAPKLSTAPTDSTPTSQHFTSPAQLLRSTHASLMNLTATSHTFTYTRPKEFIAAQTFSPVRSPSPTESPVPLLQELAAELNSSAASSPTLPPFSPPPRIFPTRVLKSPTSPPSLVTSPTPGSAPFLNNTFAVRAQSPPHASSPTSSSSTPSPIQNPVALLSSVLPSLTPSQPTNSMGLPRGAPLGPKKNIPKVRLQSTDDIHESKEILRHDIEKKLQFKDDTLHFAYQQEYKVSSFEQRLMSEIEFRLERTPVEESDDEVQHEDVPTGKCIAPIFDKKLKNFRAMEGVPVTFSCKIVGIPVPKVYWFKDGKQILRKNVHYKKIREGDGTCALHIESTTSDDDGNYTIMAANPQGRISCSGHLIVQTGPPRTRLTPIHSQRVRARIQEAESEQTQERFFRPHFLQAPGDMLAHEGRLCRLDCKVSGLPNPELMWLANGRPIYPDLYHKMLVRENGIHSLVIDPLTQKDAGTYTCIASNKAGQSSFSLELKVVEKEMKHPPQFLEKLQNMGIPEGTPVRLECRVVGMPHPVIFWKKDNDTIPKTKDRISMTQDATGYVCLLIQPTTKDDAGWYTVSAKNEAGIVSCTCRLDIYAQWHQNIPAPMRKAPRTGSRYAALTGQGLDIKSTFPTSETSPILFSSSPPEAMLESEEL is encoded by the exons agcCCAGATCTCCAGCTGAATCAG aGGAAATATGCACTCTGGTCATTGCTGAGGTCTTCCCTGAAGATTCCGGGATGTTTACTTGTACAGCGAGCAACAAGTATGGAACTGTGTCCAGTACTGCTGCACTAAGGGTTAAAG GCAATGGCAGCAGCAACCACGTGAGGCCTTTCACCAGTTTAACTGGATCCTGGATCCAAGAACCTTCCCCATTAGCTCCCACTGTAAACCATCAGCCAGCGGTTACTGTGACCAACAGCATCAAGCCCCACTCCAGCACCATTCGGCTAGACCCGCTCGTCTCTAGCACCGTGCGCCTGGAACCCTTGAACACCAGCACCCTCCGTCTGGACCGTCACAGCTCCAGCATGTTGCGTCCAGACGCCCTCTGCACCAGTTTACCCAGTCTGGACCCATCCAGcctgagcagcagctcctgtctcaactctctcagcagcagcaccccAAACTTAGATCCCCTCTACCTCCACCAGGGCCCTACTGGATCCAGTGGATCACGTTCGGAaccacagagcagcagacaggtGCTCTCAAGCCCAAAACCCTTTACCTCTCCATCTGCGTTTGAGACTTCAGCTGAGCAGGAAGTGTCCAGACCTTCAGAGCCATCGCCTGACACGAGCCCCAAAGTTACGGGGACCTCAAGCCACCAGAATGGGAGCCCCATTGTGGTGCCCCTCCCTGATCCACCCCCTAACTCCTGCCTGAAGACGGGCACTCTGACAAACCACAAGGACTCCCGCTCCAGCTCCAGAGTCGGCCTGCGTGTGCATTTCAAACTGCCtgaggatgaggaagatgaaCAAAGTGACGTATCCTGTCAGTCTGATGAAGACACCACTCAGATGTCAGTCAACAAAGAACCACCACCAGTGCGGGCTAAACCCAAACT GGACCCAGCCCAGCTTCAGCTCCTGCACAACCAAGTCCTCATGGAGCAACAGCAGATCGAACCTCAGACTCAAACTCACATCCAGCCTCAATCCCACCCCCCAATCCAGATCCAGATCCAGCCCACGGTCCAAAGTGCCCATGAAGGTCCGCTGTGGTCACCCAGAATTCACCGTGAACCCCATCCTCCTGCTTTCCAACCCTACCTGAACACTACCACGACGCCCCCGCAGCAGACACCCCTCTCTGCACCTAAGCTTACCACCACTGCACTTCCTGCTCCCTCTCCAAGCTCTGCTCCAGCACTCAACACCACATTTTCACCTCTTACCAACACTTCTCCTGCACTACCTTTAAGCACCCTCCCTTCAATTCCTCAGCTAAAGACTTCTTCACTGGTGACCTCCCCTCCACCTGCcccacagctgaaaacagctcctcttcctctcagtaTAGGTCCTGTAACCCAGATGAACACCATCCATGCCTCCCACCTCAACCTGTCCCCTGCAGCTCTTGCCAGAACTGCACCCACAACCaactctttctctcctcctgcaccAAAGCTTAGTACAGCCCCTACAGATTCAACCCCGACCTCACAGCACTTCACCTCTCCTGCTCAGCTACTGAGAAGCACCCATGCCTCCCTCATGAACCTCACAGCCACCTCCCACACTTTCACCTACACCAGACCAAAGGAGTTCATAGCTGCTCAGACTTTCTCACCAGTTAGGAGTCCCTCCCCAACAGAATCACCAGTTCCTCTGCTACAAGAGCTGGCCGCTGAGTTAAACTCCTCTGCAGCAAGCTCCCCTACTCTCCCACCATTCTCCCCACCACCCAGGATCTTCCCCACGAGGGTGCTCAAGTCTCCCACCAGTCCTCCGTCCCTGGTGACCTCACCCACACCAGGATCAGCGCCCTTCCTAAACAACACGTTTGCCGTACGAGCCCAATCACCTCCCCATGCTTCCTCTCCCACCTCTAGCAGCTCCACTCCCAGCCCCATTCAAAACCCTGTGGCGCTCCTGAGCTCCGTCCTGCCATCCCTGACACCGAGTCAGCCCACCAACTCAATGGGCCTGCCCAGGGGGGCTCCTTTAGG GCCAAAAAAGAACATACCAAAAGTACGACTCCAGTCAACTGATGACATTCATGAAAGCAAAGAAATTCTCCGGCATGACATTgagaaaaagctgcagtttaAAGATGATACTCTGCATTTTGCATATCAACAG GAGTACAAAGTGTCCAGCTTTGAGCAGAGACTAATGAGTGAGATTGAATTCCGTTTGGAACGAACGCCAGTAGAGGAGTCGGACGATGAGGTGCAGCACGAAGACGTCCCTACAGGAAAATGTATCGCACCCATATTTgacaagaaactgaaaaacttcAGAGCTATGGAAGGCGTGCCTGTCACTTTCTCCTGTAAAATAGTGGGAATCCCTGTTCCAAAG GTTTACTGGTTCAAGGATGGAAAGCAGATCCTGAGGAAGAATGTCCATTACAAGAAAATTAGAGAGGGGGATGGGACCTGTGCTCTACATATAGAGTCCACAAccagtgatgatgatggcaaCTACACCATCATGGCAGCTAATCCACAG GGACGAATCAGCTGCTCAGGTCATTTGATAGTCCAAACGGGACCTCCCCGAACTCGACTGACACCAATTCACTCTCAGAG GGTGCGAGCCCGCATACAGGAAGCTGAAAGTGAACAAACCCAGGAGCGCTTTTTTCGGCCTCACTTCCTGCAGGCTCCAGGGGACATGTTGGCTCACGAGGGACGTCTGTGTAGACTAGACTGCAAG GTGAGTGGCCTACCCAACCCAGAGTTGATGTGGTTGGCCAACGGGAGGCCAATCTACCCAGACCTGTATCACAAGATGTTGGTGCGGGAGAATGGTATCCATTCTCTGGTCATCGATCCCCTGACGCAGAAAGATGCCggcacatacacatgcattgCGAGCAACAAAGCAGGGCAGAGCTCCTTTAGCCTGGAACTAAAAGTTGTGG agaaagagatgaaacaCCCTCCCCAGTTCttggagaagctgcagaacatGGGTATTCCTGAAGGAACTCCAGTCAGGCTAGAGTGCCGGGTGGTGGGTATGCCCCATCCAGTCATCTTCTGGAAGAAAGACAATGACACCATTCCTAAAACTAAGGACAGAATCAG CATGACCCAGGATGCAACAGGATACGTGTGTCTCCTTATCCAGCCAACAACAAAAGACGATGCTGGCTGGTACACGGTGTCAGCAAAAAATGAAGCTGGAATTGTATCCTGCACCTGCAGGCTTGATATCTATG CACAGTGGCATCAGAACATCCCTGCACCCATGAGGAAGGCTCCACGCACAGGCAGCCGCTATGCAGCTCTGACGGGCCAGGGGCTTGACATCAAGTCAACTTTCCCCACGTCGGAGACCAGCCCCATCCTCTTCTCCAGCTCCCCTCCAGAGGCCATGCTGGAGAGTGAGGAGCTGTGA
- the mypn gene encoding myopalladin isoform X2 encodes MWTFRLSKTKDGIFYLDPAQLQLLHNQVLMEQQQIEPQTQTHIQPQSHPPIQIQIQPTVQSAHEGPLWSPRIHREPHPPAFQPYLNTTTTPPQQTPLSAPKLTTTALPAPSPSSAPALNTTFSPLTNTSPALPLSTLPSIPQLKTSSLVTSPPPAPQLKTAPLPLSIGPVTQMNTIHASHLNLSPAALARTAPTTNSFSPPAPKLSTAPTDSTPTSQHFTSPAQLLRSTHASLMNLTATSHTFTYTRPKEFIAAQTFSPVRSPSPTESPVPLLQELAAELNSSAASSPTLPPFSPPPRIFPTRVLKSPTSPPSLVTSPTPGSAPFLNNTFAVRAQSPPHASSPTSSSSTPSPIQNPVALLSSVLPSLTPSQPTNSMGLPRGAPLGPKKNIPKVRLQSTDDIHESKEILRHDIEKKLQFKDDTLHFAYQQKLSIEGKTASRALGPNIPATVINYDEEYKVSSFEQRLMSEIEFRLERTPVEESDDEVQHEDVPTGKCIAPIFDKKLKNFRAMEGVPVTFSCKIVGIPVPKVYWFKDGKQILRKNVHYKKIREGDGTCALHIESTTSDDDGNYTIMAANPQGRISCSGHLIVQTGPPRTRLTPIHSQRVRARIQEAESEQTQERFFRPHFLQAPGDMLAHEGRLCRLDCKVSGLPNPELMWLANGRPIYPDLYHKMLVRENGIHSLVIDPLTQKDAGTYTCIASNKAGQSSFSLELKVVEKEMKHPPQFLEKLQNMGIPEGTPVRLECRVVGMPHPVIFWKKDNDTIPKTKDRISMTQDATGYVCLLIQPTTKDDAGWYTVSAKNEAGIVSCTCRLDIYAQWHQNIPAPMRKAPRTGSRYAALTGQGLDIKSTFPTSETSPILFSSSPPEAMLESEEL; translated from the exons ATGTGGACCTTTCGACTTTCTAAAACAAAGGATGGCATTTTCTATTT GGACCCAGCCCAGCTTCAGCTCCTGCACAACCAAGTCCTCATGGAGCAACAGCAGATCGAACCTCAGACTCAAACTCACATCCAGCCTCAATCCCACCCCCCAATCCAGATCCAGATCCAGCCCACGGTCCAAAGTGCCCATGAAGGTCCGCTGTGGTCACCCAGAATTCACCGTGAACCCCATCCTCCTGCTTTCCAACCCTACCTGAACACTACCACGACGCCCCCGCAGCAGACACCCCTCTCTGCACCTAAGCTTACCACCACTGCACTTCCTGCTCCCTCTCCAAGCTCTGCTCCAGCACTCAACACCACATTTTCACCTCTTACCAACACTTCTCCTGCACTACCTTTAAGCACCCTCCCTTCAATTCCTCAGCTAAAGACTTCTTCACTGGTGACCTCCCCTCCACCTGCcccacagctgaaaacagctcctcttcctctcagtaTAGGTCCTGTAACCCAGATGAACACCATCCATGCCTCCCACCTCAACCTGTCCCCTGCAGCTCTTGCCAGAACTGCACCCACAACCaactctttctctcctcctgcaccAAAGCTTAGTACAGCCCCTACAGATTCAACCCCGACCTCACAGCACTTCACCTCTCCTGCTCAGCTACTGAGAAGCACCCATGCCTCCCTCATGAACCTCACAGCCACCTCCCACACTTTCACCTACACCAGACCAAAGGAGTTCATAGCTGCTCAGACTTTCTCACCAGTTAGGAGTCCCTCCCCAACAGAATCACCAGTTCCTCTGCTACAAGAGCTGGCCGCTGAGTTAAACTCCTCTGCAGCAAGCTCCCCTACTCTCCCACCATTCTCCCCACCACCCAGGATCTTCCCCACGAGGGTGCTCAAGTCTCCCACCAGTCCTCCGTCCCTGGTGACCTCACCCACACCAGGATCAGCGCCCTTCCTAAACAACACGTTTGCCGTACGAGCCCAATCACCTCCCCATGCTTCCTCTCCCACCTCTAGCAGCTCCACTCCCAGCCCCATTCAAAACCCTGTGGCGCTCCTGAGCTCCGTCCTGCCATCCCTGACACCGAGTCAGCCCACCAACTCAATGGGCCTGCCCAGGGGGGCTCCTTTAGG GCCAAAAAAGAACATACCAAAAGTACGACTCCAGTCAACTGATGACATTCATGAAAGCAAAGAAATTCTCCGGCATGACATTgagaaaaagctgcagtttaAAGATGATACTCTGCATTTTGCATATCAACAG AAGCTGAGTATTGAGGGGAAAACAGCGAGCAGAGCCCTTGGACCAAACATTCCTGCTACTGTCATTAACTATGATGAG GAGTACAAAGTGTCCAGCTTTGAGCAGAGACTAATGAGTGAGATTGAATTCCGTTTGGAACGAACGCCAGTAGAGGAGTCGGACGATGAGGTGCAGCACGAAGACGTCCCTACAGGAAAATGTATCGCACCCATATTTgacaagaaactgaaaaacttcAGAGCTATGGAAGGCGTGCCTGTCACTTTCTCCTGTAAAATAGTGGGAATCCCTGTTCCAAAG GTTTACTGGTTCAAGGATGGAAAGCAGATCCTGAGGAAGAATGTCCATTACAAGAAAATTAGAGAGGGGGATGGGACCTGTGCTCTACATATAGAGTCCACAAccagtgatgatgatggcaaCTACACCATCATGGCAGCTAATCCACAG GGACGAATCAGCTGCTCAGGTCATTTGATAGTCCAAACGGGACCTCCCCGAACTCGACTGACACCAATTCACTCTCAGAG GGTGCGAGCCCGCATACAGGAAGCTGAAAGTGAACAAACCCAGGAGCGCTTTTTTCGGCCTCACTTCCTGCAGGCTCCAGGGGACATGTTGGCTCACGAGGGACGTCTGTGTAGACTAGACTGCAAG GTGAGTGGCCTACCCAACCCAGAGTTGATGTGGTTGGCCAACGGGAGGCCAATCTACCCAGACCTGTATCACAAGATGTTGGTGCGGGAGAATGGTATCCATTCTCTGGTCATCGATCCCCTGACGCAGAAAGATGCCggcacatacacatgcattgCGAGCAACAAAGCAGGGCAGAGCTCCTTTAGCCTGGAACTAAAAGTTGTGG agaaagagatgaaacaCCCTCCCCAGTTCttggagaagctgcagaacatGGGTATTCCTGAAGGAACTCCAGTCAGGCTAGAGTGCCGGGTGGTGGGTATGCCCCATCCAGTCATCTTCTGGAAGAAAGACAATGACACCATTCCTAAAACTAAGGACAGAATCAG CATGACCCAGGATGCAACAGGATACGTGTGTCTCCTTATCCAGCCAACAACAAAAGACGATGCTGGCTGGTACACGGTGTCAGCAAAAAATGAAGCTGGAATTGTATCCTGCACCTGCAGGCTTGATATCTATG CACAGTGGCATCAGAACATCCCTGCACCCATGAGGAAGGCTCCACGCACAGGCAGCCGCTATGCAGCTCTGACGGGCCAGGGGCTTGACATCAAGTCAACTTTCCCCACGTCGGAGACCAGCCCCATCCTCTTCTCCAGCTCCCCTCCAGAGGCCATGCTGGAGAGTGAGGAGCTGTGA
- the atoh7 gene encoding protein atonal homolog 7, whose product MKSRQPSCTDSGSESSEPDSKKPEKYETATRRRMAANARERKRMQGLNTAFDRLRKVVPQWGQDKKLSKYETLQMALSYIMALNRILTDARRHNAPHRQWLDLQFDCVQPENYQCLMRYDSPAGQEYLHSSFSYQFDGHQVHA is encoded by the coding sequence ATGAAGTCTCGTCAACCCAGCTGCACTGACTCTGGATCTGAGTCCTCAGAACCGGATTCCAAAAAGCCAGAGAAATATGAGACCGCCACGAGGCGACGGATGGCTGCTAAtgccagagagaggaagaggatgcaGGGTTTAAACACAGCCTTTGATCGGTTGCGGAAGGTGGTCCCCCAGTGGGGCCAGGACAAAAAACTGTCCAAGTATGAAACTCTGCAGATGGCCCTCAGCTACATCATGGCCCTAAACCGGATCCTGACAGACGCCAGGAGGCACAATGCTCCTCACAGGCAGTGGTTGGACCTGCAGTTTGACTGTGTGCAGCCTGAAAACTACCAGTGCCTCATGAGGTATGACTCTCCGGCTGGACAGGAGTACCTCCACTCGTCGTTCTCATATCAGTTCGACGGCCATCAGGTCCACGCATAA
- the pkd2l1 gene encoding polycystic kidney disease 2-like 1 protein, translating into MKCLNNRADSHLTGQVECELDRIANGAWVNQGFCGTPPPLPRVVSTIYNPEPLFQGSTDSIYKLENLGPFPEEPPSPDQSLVKKQRGCCSFIKGLWGTTLTENTSDNRELFVRTTLRELVVYLVFLVDICLLTYGMTSSSTYYYTKAMTDLFVNTADESGVKFQSISTVTDFWTYVQGPLIDGLYWTKWYNNQSLDSGDQSFIYYENMLLGVPRMRQIKIMNNSCMVHNDFKNEITGCFDVYNEKKEDDLSFGLINGTAWTYHTEKQIKGSSHWGLLTTYSGAGYYQDLSRTKEESAIILKELADNLWLDRGTRATFIDFSTYNANVNMFCVIRLVVEFPATGGAIPSYQIRTVKLIRYITNWDFFILGCEVVFCLFILYYVVEEILELRIHKFSYFKSIWNILDIVVILLAIVAIVFNIFRTVKVDNLLGKLLKQPDIYADFEFLAFWQTQYNNMNAVNLFFAWIKVFKYISFNKTMTQLSSTLGRCAKDILGFAIMFFIVFFAYAQLGYLIFGTEVESFSTFSKCIFTQFRIILGDFNYDAIDRANRILGPIYFVTYVFFVFFVLLNMFLAIINDTYTEVKEELSSQKDELQITDIIKQSYMKTFTKLKLKKEKISDVQKALRSGSGEIEFKDFRETLKEMGHADHEISAAFSRFDRDGNQILDEEEQERMKVELEEKRDALSAEINNLGINYGKELLDKPLVTPNEQKNQSSHSFVDREQFLRLARQVLLLESSLEGITSRIELIMEKLGLQDKVKRSEMAGKLTVTDNNSDETASDGNVLVCVDRGMKAEISSRKSSARNSSSHNRHM; encoded by the exons ATGAAGTGCCTGAACAACCGGGCAGACAGTCACCTAACTGGACAGGTGGAGTGTGAGTTGGACAGAATAGCCAATGGGGCCTGGGTGAATCAGGGCTTCTGTGGCACCCCCCCACCTCTGCCCAGAGTCGTTAGCACCATCTACAACCCCGAGCCCCTCTTCCAGGGCTCCACGGACAGCATATACAAACTGGAAAATCTTGGACCATTCCCAGAAGAACCACCGTCCCCTGACCAAAGCCTGGTGAAGAAACAAAGAGGCTGCTGCTCCTTTATTAAAG gTTTATGGGGTACAACATTGACTGAAAACACCTCAGACAACAGAGAGCTGTTTGTCCGGACCACGCTGCGCGAGTTAGTGGTCTATCTGGTGTTCCTGGTGGATATATGCCTCT TGACATATGGTATGACCAGCTCAAGCACCTACTACTACACTAAAGCCATGACAGACCTGTTTGTGAATACAGCCGATGAAAGTGGGGTTAAGTTTCAGTCCATTAGCACCGTGACTGACTTCTGGACT TATGTCCAGGGCCCACTAATAGATGGCCTTTACTGGACTAAATGGTACAACAACCAGTCCCTGGACAGTGGAGACCAGTCCTTCATCTACTATGAGAACATGCTGCTGGGAGTCCCCAGAATGAGGCAGATCAAGATTATGAACAACTCCTGCATGGTCCACAACGACTTCAAAAACGAGATCACGGGATGTTTCGACGTTTAcaatgagaagaaagaggatgACCTCAGCTTTGGTCTCATCAATGGCACAGC CTGGACCtaccacacagagaaacaaatcaAAGGTTCATCTCACTGGGGCCTGTTGACCACATACAGTGGAGCTGGATACTATCAAGACCTGAGTCGGACCAAAGAGGAGAGCGCTATCATACTGAAGGAACTGGCAGATAACCTGTGGCTTGACCGAGGAACAAGAGCAACCTTCATCGATTTCTCAACTTATAATGCAAATGTCAACATGTTCTGTGTCATCAG GTTGGTGGTTGAATTCCCAGCGACCGGTGGAGCAATCCCTTCCTACCAGATAAGAACAGTCAAACTGATTCGCTATATCACCAATTGGGATTTCTTCATCCTTGGCTGTGAGGTGGTCTTCTGTTTATTCATCCTCTATTATGTTGTGGAGGAGATTCTTGAACTGCGTATACACAAATTCTCCTACTTTAAAAGCATCTGGAACATACTGGATATTGTTGTCATATTG CTTGCCATTGTTGCCATTGTATTCAATATTTTCCGAACTGTCAAAGTGGACAACTTGCTTGGCAAACTGCTGAAACAACCTGATATCTATGCCGATTTTGAATTTCTGGCCTTCTGGCAAACCCAGTACAACAACATGAACGCAGTGAACTTGTTCTTTGCGTGGATAAAG GTTTTCAAGTACATAAGTTTTAACAAGACCATGACTCAGCTGTCCTCCACGCTGGGCCGATGTGCTAAAGATATCTTGGGATTTGCCATCATGTTCTTCATCGTGTTCTTCGCATATGCTCAACTTGGATATTTGATTTTTGGGACTGAGGTTGAATCTTTCAGCACCTTCAGCAAGTGCAT TTTCACACAGTTCAGGATTATTCTGGGAGACTTTAATTATGATGCCATCGACCGCGCTAATAGAATTCTTGGGCCAATCTACTTTGTCACCtatgtgttctttgttttctttgtcctaCTG AACATGTTTCTGGCTATCATAAATGATACATATACTGAGGTTAAGGAAGAGCTCTCCTCCCAAAAAGATGAGCTACAAATTACAGACATCATCAAACAG AGCTATATGAAGACATTTACAAAGCTAAAActtaaaaaggagaaaatatcCGATGTTCAGAAAGCACTGCGATCTGGATCCGGAGAGATTGAATTCAAGGACTTCAGAGAAACTCTGAAAGA GATGGGACATGCTGATCATGAAATTTCTGCAGCCTTCTCACGGTTTGACCGTGATGGGAACCAAATCCTAGatgaagaagaacaagagagGATGAAAGTCGAGTTGGAGGAAAAGAGG GATGCTCTTAGTGCTGAAATCAACAATCTTGGAATTAATTACGGGAAAGAATTACTGGATAAGCCTCTTGTAACACCCAATGAGCAGAAGAACCAGTCGAGTCATTCCTTTGTGGATCGGGAACAATTCCTAAG ACTGGCTAGACAAGTCCTCCTCCTCGAAAGCTCTCTAGAAGGCATCACATCCAGGATTGAGTTGATTATGGAGAAACTGGGATTACAAGACAAAGTCAAAAGGAGCGAAATGGCAGGGAAACTCACTGTGACCGATAATAAT AGTGATGAAACTGCCTCTGATGGGAACGTCCTGGTTTGTGTGGACAGGGGGATGAAGGCTGAGATATCATCACGAAAATCATCGGCTCGTAACAGCTCCTCACACAACCGCCATATGTGA